In Egicoccus sp. AB-alg2, the following are encoded in one genomic region:
- the rpsJ gene encoding 30S ribosomal protein S10, producing the protein MAADQKIRIRLKAYDHEVLDRSAREIVDTVEATGAHVTGPVPLPTERNVWAVIRSPHKYKDSREHFEMRTHKRLIDIHQPTQKTIDKLMGLSLPAGVDIEIKL; encoded by the coding sequence ATGGCTGCTGATCAGAAGATTCGGATTCGCCTCAAGGCGTACGACCACGAGGTCCTGGACCGTTCCGCGCGCGAGATCGTGGACACGGTCGAGGCGACCGGGGCGCACGTCACCGGGCCGGTCCCGTTGCCGACCGAGCGCAACGTGTGGGCCGTCATCCGCTCGCCGCACAAGTACAAGGACTCGCGCGAGCACTTCGAGATGCGCACCCACAAGCGCCTCATCGACATCCACCAGCCGACGCAGAAGACCATCGACAAGCTGATGGGTCTCTCGCTGCCGGCCGGCGTGGACATCGAGATCAAGCTCTGA
- the rplC gene encoding 50S ribosomal protein L3, whose translation MASKGILGTKLGMTQVFDEDNRIVPVTVVQAEPNTVTQVKTTETDGYVAVQLAYGTRKHTTKPLAGHLAKANVDSARVLAELRLDNGDELPEVGSNVSVETFAKGDVIDVTGTSKGKGHAGVMKRHNFRGMGDGHGVKKKNRHPGSVGNASTPGRTFKGQRMAGRMGGERVTVQNLEVVDVDTEHNLILVKGALPGADGGVVFLKSAVKARKGGEA comes from the coding sequence ATGGCTTCCAAGGGCATCTTGGGGACCAAGCTCGGCATGACCCAGGTCTTCGACGAGGACAACCGCATCGTCCCCGTCACCGTGGTCCAGGCCGAGCCCAACACCGTGACCCAGGTCAAGACGACCGAGACCGACGGCTACGTCGCGGTCCAGCTCGCCTACGGCACGCGCAAGCACACCACCAAGCCGCTGGCGGGACACCTCGCCAAGGCCAACGTCGACAGCGCTCGCGTGCTGGCCGAGTTGCGCCTCGACAACGGCGACGAGCTGCCCGAGGTGGGAAGCAACGTCTCCGTGGAGACGTTCGCCAAGGGTGACGTCATCGACGTCACCGGCACCAGCAAGGGCAAGGGCCACGCCGGCGTCATGAAGCGGCACAACTTCCGCGGCATGGGCGACGGCCACGGTGTCAAGAAGAAGAACCGTCACCCCGGCTCGGTCGGCAACGCCTCCACCCCGGGGCGCACCTTCAAGGGCCAGCGCATGGCGGGTCGCATGGGTGGCGAGCGCGTCACCGTGCAGAACCTCGAGGTCGTTGACGTCGACACCGAGCACAACCTCATCCTCGTCAAGGGCGCCCTGCCCGGCGCGGACGGCGGCGTGGTGTTCCTCAAGTCGGCGGTCAAGGCCCGGAAGGGCGGTGAAGCCTGA
- the rplD gene encoding 50S ribosomal protein L4, with the protein MTQVDVKDLQGTTVDTIDLPAAWFEGEVKVHVMHQVVTAQLAAARQGTHKTKTRGEVAGGGAKPWRQKGTGRARQGSIRAPQWVGGGVAHGRTPSDWSVRVNKKVKRSALRSALTDRANNGLVNVVRGLQFATPKTKDAVAALAALGLAEGKVLVVLADRHQETLLSLRNLPRVHTLTVDQLNTYDVLDSDVVVFDEAAIALIGTGRLASQDTEEVSQ; encoded by the coding sequence ATGACCCAGGTAGACGTGAAGGACCTGCAGGGCACGACGGTCGACACGATCGACCTGCCCGCGGCGTGGTTCGAGGGCGAGGTCAAGGTGCACGTGATGCACCAGGTCGTGACCGCGCAGCTCGCCGCCGCCCGCCAGGGGACCCACAAGACCAAGACCCGCGGCGAGGTCGCCGGCGGTGGCGCCAAGCCGTGGCGCCAGAAGGGCACCGGTCGCGCCCGCCAGGGCTCGATCCGCGCCCCGCAGTGGGTCGGCGGTGGCGTCGCCCACGGCCGCACCCCCAGCGACTGGTCGGTGCGGGTCAACAAGAAGGTGAAGCGCTCCGCGCTGCGCTCCGCGCTGACCGACCGCGCCAACAACGGGCTGGTCAACGTCGTCCGCGGCCTGCAGTTCGCCACCCCGAAGACCAAGGACGCGGTCGCCGCCCTGGCGGCACTCGGCCTGGCCGAGGGCAAGGTCCTGGTCGTGCTCGCCGACCGTCACCAGGAGACGCTGCTCTCACTGCGCAACCTGCCGCGGGTGCACACCCTGACCGTCGACCAGCTCAACACCTACGACGTGCTCGACAGTGACGTCGTGGTGTTCGACGAGGCCGCCATCGCCCTGATCGGCACCGGTCGCCTCGCGAGCCAGGACACCGAGGAGGTCTCCCAGTGA
- the rplW gene encoding 50S ribosomal protein L23 produces MKDPRDIIRRPVISEKTYGLLDENKYTFIVDPRSNKTEIKQAIEKIFDVKVVSVNTMNRPGKRKRRGWIVGKRPDTKRAIVTLAPGDEIELFEAGL; encoded by the coding sequence GTGAAGGACCCCCGCGACATCATCCGGCGCCCGGTGATCTCCGAGAAGACCTACGGGCTGCTCGACGAGAACAAGTACACGTTCATCGTGGACCCGCGCAGCAACAAGACCGAGATCAAGCAGGCGATCGAGAAGATCTTCGACGTCAAGGTCGTCAGCGTGAACACGATGAACCGGCCCGGGAAGCGCAAGCGCCGCGGGTGGATCGTCGGCAAGCGTCCCGACACCAAGCGCGCCATCGTGACCCTGGCGCCGGGTGACGAGATCGAACTCTTCGAGGCCGGGCTCTAA